In Oncorhynchus mykiss isolate Arlee chromosome 1, USDA_OmykA_1.1, whole genome shotgun sequence, the following proteins share a genomic window:
- the LOC118966550 gene encoding uncharacterized protein K02A2.6-like has product MEKELESMEQSDIVTKVTEPTDWVNALVVVEKPRTGKLRNVKDLITREPGQILAYYDPNKELRLQVDTSKYGLGAVLLQEGKPIGYASKSLTDSEINYAQIKKELYAILFGWILLSYRDMQKVRKVFTRSVMHVVKRAHKVSDAAQDEEEDFTAKVRVQEGTKPVFHKPRPVPYALKEAVEKELDRLQKNNIITKVARSDWAAPIVEVPKKDKTVRMCGDYKVTVNRCILPEEYPLTNAEDLFATLAGGKVFSKLDLAFAYQQLKLDPESEHYLTINTHKGLFRFNRLAYGITTAPAIFQQTMDQILDGIDHVVCFMDDILVSAPTIGEHLVVLDKVMSRLEKYGVRMKRSKCEFLQDSQGGSKFVANLSTLLHPLHQLLQADTKWNWSPQCEEAFKTCKQRLLKSKWLAHYNTEMKLRPACDASPYGVGAVISHVLPSGEEHPIAFASRTLSPSKKNYAQIEKEALSIIFGVKKFQKYLYGRKFQLLTDHKPLLAILGPKSAIPTLADVRMQRWALILLAYNYEIEYRRSSDHANADALSRLPCNSDTDSEDDRAVFQISLIDELPISASDIAEETRKDPVLSKVLDLTLGGWPTFVNDDNLRPFIDKKDQLSTDQGCVLWGSRVVVPPKFQRRLLSDMHEGHPGITRMKALARSYLWWPGLDQDIQQHVGHCSPCEAVRNKPAAAPLHPWSWAATPWERIHVDYAKIDKQHFLVVVDVHSKWMEVFPTQLTTAEKTINLLRHLFASFGLVKELVSDNGHRKPRRNGDILFVS; this is encoded by the exons ATGGAG AAAGAGTTGGAGAGCATGGAGCAATCTGACATAGTCACCAAGGTTACAGAACCGACTGACTGGGTAAACGCGTTAGTGGTGGTGGAGAAACCACGCACAGGCAAGCTCAGA AATGTGAAAGACTTGATCACGAGAGAACCAGGACAAATCCTTGCCTACTACGATCCCAACAAAGAGCTCAGACTACAAGTGGACACGTCGAAGTATGGACTAGGTGCAGTGCTACTGCAAGAAGGAAAGCCCATCGGCTACGCTTCCAAATCTCTCACAGACTCAGAAATCAACTACGCTCAAATCAAAAAGGAGCTCTACGCCATTCTGTTCGGAT GGATACTATTGAGCTATCGGGACATGCAGAAAGTCAGAAAGGTGTTCACAAGGTCAGTGATGCACGTGGTGAAAAGAGCGCACAAAGTGTCAGACGCAGCACAAGACGAGGAAG AAGACTTCACAGCAAAAGTCAGAGTGCAAGAAGGAACCAAGCCTGTCTTTCACAAACCACGTCCAGTTCCCTATGCTCTTAAGGAAGCAGTAGAGAAGGAACTGGACCGCCTACAGAAGAATAACATAATCACGAAAGTAGCGAGGAGCGACTGGGCCGCTCCGATTGTTGAAGTCCCAAAGAAAGACAAGACCGTCAGAATGTGCGGTGACTACAAGGTCACAGTAAATCGCTGCATACTACCAGAGGAATATCCACTAACAAACGCTGAAGATCTGTTTGCCACTCTAGCTGGTGGGAAGGTTTTCAGTAAGCTGGACCTGGCATTCGCTTATCAGCAACTGAAGCTGGATCCGGAGTCAGAACACTATCTgaccatcaatacacacaaggGGCTATTCAGATTCAATCGCTTGGCCTATGGAATCACGACAGCTCCAGCGATATTCCAACAAACAATGGATCAGATCTTGGACGGTATAGACCATGTTGTGTGCTTCATGGATGACATCCTCGTGTCAGCACCAACCATTGGAGAGCACCTTGTAGTGCTGGACAAAGTGATGTCAAGACTGGAGAAATATGGAGTGAGAATGAAACGCAGCAAGTGTGAGTTCCTCCAGGACTCC CAAGGTGGAAGCAAGTTTGTGGCAAACTTGTCCACATTGTTGCATCCGCTTCACCAACTGCTGCAGGCCGATACAAAGTGGAATTGGTCCCCACAATGCGAAGAAGCATTCAAGACTTGCAAACAGCGTCTGCTAAAGAGCAAGTGGCTTGCCCACTATAACACAGAGATGAAGCTGAGACCTGCGTGTGATGCATCTCCATACGGAGTAGGAGCCGTCATCTCACATGTTCTACCATCAGGTGAAGAACACCCTATTGCATTTGCATCACGGACTCTGTCACCAAGTAAGAAAAATTATGCTCAAATTGAGAAGGAAGCCCTGAGCATAATATTCGGAGTGAAGAAGTTTCAGAAATACCTCTACGGAAGGAAGTTCCAACTGCTGACAGATCACAAGCCTCTGTTGGCCATCCTTGGACCAAAATCAGCTATACCAACCCTTGCTGATGTTCGAATGCAACGTTGGGCTCTGATATTGTTAGCCTACAACTACGAGATTGAGTACAGACGATCCAGTGATCACGCAAATGCTGATGCACTATCAAGACTACCATGCAATAGTGACACCGACAGTGAAGATGATAGAGCAGTCTTCCAGATCTCTCTCATTGATGAACTGCCCATATCTGCTTCTGACATAGCAGAGGAAACAAGGAAAGACCCAGTGCTTTCCAAAGTCTTGGACTTAACATTAGGCGGTTGGCCAACCTTCGTAAATGACGATAACCTTCGTCCATTCATCGACAAGAAAGACCAGTTGTCCACTGATCAAGGGTGTGTTCTGTGGGGATCAAGGGTGGTGGTACCTCCCAAATTCCAGAGGAGACTGCTATCTGACATGCATGAGGGACATCCAGGGATCACTCGAATGAAAGCACTCGCTCGCAGTTATCTGTGGTGGCCTGGACTGGATCAGGACATTCAACAGCATGTAGGCCACTGCTCACCTTGTGAAGCTGTTCGCAacaagcctgctgctgcaccTCTTCATCCATGGTCCTGGGCTGCTACACCTTGGGAACGCATCCATGTGGATTACGCCAAAATTGACAAGCAACATTTCCTTGTTGTCGTCGATGTCCATTCCAAGTGGATGGAAGTGTTCCCTACTCAACTGACCACAGCTGAGAAGACCATCAATCTTCTCAGACACCTATTTGCATCCTTTGGACTAGTCAAGGAGCTCGTATCGGACAATGGCCACAGGAAGCCCAGGAGGAACGGAGATATCCTATTCGTGAGTTGA
- the LOC110496754 gene encoding N-acetyllactosaminide beta-1,3-N-acetylglucosaminyltransferase 3: MRRSSRLLESTALLVISILCLVIIFIKEDIRPKKPSNHFQINRRESTYQNRPQKPTSESAGVSTWGHCERNESAANVSGFSSLPVHIQDFLFYRHCRHFPMLLDVPDKCGGPHKSADVFLLLVIKSSPANYDRHEVLRKTWAKERLQNGVWIHRIFLSGTTGTGFEKRKLNKLLRLENREHNDILQWDFNDSFFNLTLKQILFLEWMDKNCRQARFLLNGDDDIFANTDNMVDYLQSLKDNNGDKHLFAGHLIRYVGPIRESGSKYYVPVQVQESDSYPPYCGGGGFLLSGNTAMVIYKMTHTIPILPIDDVYMGMCLEKAGLGPESHFGVRTAGLHVPSQNVDTYDPCYYREIILVHRFLPHQIYIMWHGIHEPNLRCSNSQGSL, translated from the coding sequence ATGAGAAGGTCGTCTCGTTTGCTTGAGTCAACAGCTTTACTTGTGATCAGCATTCTGTGCTTGGTCATAATTTTTATTAAAGAGGACATTCGTCCTAAAAAACCCTCAAACCATTTCCAGATAAACAGGAGGGAATCAACCTATCAAAACAGACCTCAGAAACCAACCAGTGAGAGCGCAGGTGTTTCTACCTGGGGCCATTGTGAACGGAATGAGTCTGCGGCCAATGTGTCAGGGTTTTCCTCTCTGCCAGTTCACATCCAAGACTTCCTTTTCTATCGTCACTGCCGCCATTTCCCAATGCTGCTGGATGTACCTGATAAATGTGGAGGCCCTCACAAGTCTGCTGACGTCTTTCTTCTGCTGGTCATAAAAAGCTCACCTGCGAATTACGACCGCCATGAGGTACTACGGAAAACCTGGGCCAAGGAGAGACTGCAGAATGGAGTCTGGATTCACAGGATTTTTCTCTCGGGAACAACAGGCACAGGCTTTGAGAAGCGCAAGCTAAATAAGCTTCTACGACTGGAGAACCGTGAGCATAATGACATCTTGCAGTGGGACTTCAACGACTCCTTCTTCAACCTCACCCTGAAGCAGATTTTGTTCTTAGAATGGATGGACAAGAACTGCCGCCAGGCCCGATTTCTCCTCAACGGTGACGATGATATCTTCGCCAACACAGATAACATGGTGGACTACCTTCAGAGTCTAAAAGACAATAATGGTGACAAGCACCTTTTTGCAGGTCATCTAATCCGCTATGTAGGACCCATTAGAGAGTCAGGGAGCAAATACTATGTCCCAGTCCAGGTTCAAGAGTCAGACTCATATCCCCCTTACTGTGGGGGAGGGGGCTTCCTGCTCTCTGGAAACACAGCTATGGTCATTTACAAAATGACCCATACCATTCCCATTTTGCCAATTGATGATGTCTACATGGGAATGTGTCTGGAAAAGGCTGGTCTTGGGCCAGAGTCCCATTTCGGAGTCAGGACTGCTGGACTTCATGTCCCCTCCCAAAACGTGGACACTTACGATCCTTGTTATTACAGGGAAATAATTTTAGTACACAGATTTctgcctcatcagatatataTTATGTGGCACGGAATACATGAACCTAACTTGAGATGTAGTAATTCGCAAGGTTCTCTTTAG